One genomic window of Mucilaginibacter sp. SJ includes the following:
- the katG gene encoding catalase/peroxidase HPI, whose amino-acid sequence MENGSNDISKCPFHNGTMKHNVGGGGTRNHNWWPNQLKLNILRQHSSLSNPMEESFNYAEAFKSLDLEAVKNDLHALMTDSQDWWPADFGHYGGLFIRMAWHSAGTYRVGDGRGGAGAGLQRFAPLNSWPDNVSLDKARRLLWPIKQKYGRKISWADLMILAGNIALESMGFKTFGFAGGREDAWEADESVYWGAETTWLGGDIRYAHGSHGVQEGHGVLVSDDDADGDIHSRNLEKPLAAVQMGLIYVNPEGPDGNPDPVMAAKDIRDTFGRMAMNDEETVALIAGGHTFGKTHGAASADNVGKEPEASDIGAQGFGWHNRYGSGKGADTITSGLEVTWTTTPTKWSNNFFENLFGFEWELTKSPAGAHQWVAKNAEAIIPDAYDASKKHLPTMLTTDLSLRFDPAYEKVSRRFLENPDQFADAFARAWFKLTHRDMGPRVRYLGADVPKEVLLWQDPIPAADYATIVESDVAALKAKILASGLSISELVSTTWAAASTFRGTDKRGGINGGRIRLAPQRYWQVNNPTQLQKVLNVLEGIQKDFNNAQTDGKKVSLADLIALAGSAAIEKAAKDGGHDIAVPFTPGRTDASQEETDVESFGYLEPAADGFRNYRKTKHPVSTEELLIDKAHLLSLTAPELTVLLGGLRVLNINYDGSKHGVFTSREGVLSNDFFVNLLDMGTAWKATSADRELYEGSDRNTGAIKWTATRADLVLGSNAELRAIAEVYGSADGQNKFVKDFVAAWTKVINLDRFDLA is encoded by the coding sequence ATGGAAAACGGATCAAATGACATTAGTAAATGCCCTTTTCACAACGGCACAATGAAGCACAATGTTGGCGGCGGCGGTACGCGGAACCACAATTGGTGGCCAAACCAGTTAAAGCTAAATATCCTGCGTCAGCACTCTTCGCTGTCAAACCCAATGGAAGAAAGCTTTAATTACGCGGAAGCCTTTAAAAGCCTCGACCTGGAGGCTGTAAAAAACGATTTACATGCGCTCATGACCGACTCGCAGGATTGGTGGCCGGCAGATTTTGGTCACTATGGTGGTTTGTTTATCCGCATGGCCTGGCACAGTGCAGGTACCTATCGTGTAGGTGACGGTCGCGGCGGTGCCGGTGCAGGTTTACAGCGTTTTGCGCCGCTTAACAGCTGGCCCGATAACGTAAGCCTTGATAAGGCCCGCAGGCTGCTTTGGCCCATTAAACAAAAATATGGCCGCAAAATTTCGTGGGCCGACTTGATGATCCTTGCCGGAAATATAGCGCTTGAATCAATGGGATTTAAAACCTTTGGCTTTGCCGGCGGTCGTGAAGACGCCTGGGAAGCAGATGAATCTGTATACTGGGGTGCAGAAACTACCTGGCTGGGCGGCGATATCCGTTATGCACATGGTTCGCACGGTGTGCAGGAAGGCCATGGCGTACTGGTTTCAGATGATGATGCCGATGGTGATATTCACTCACGCAATCTTGAAAAACCACTTGCCGCAGTGCAGATGGGTTTGATCTATGTAAACCCCGAAGGACCAGACGGCAACCCCGACCCGGTTATGGCCGCTAAAGATATCCGTGATACATTTGGTCGTATGGCCATGAACGATGAGGAAACCGTTGCATTGATAGCAGGCGGCCACACTTTTGGCAAAACCCACGGGGCCGCATCTGCAGATAATGTAGGTAAGGAGCCCGAAGCCTCTGACATTGGAGCACAGGGCTTTGGCTGGCATAATCGTTACGGCTCTGGCAAAGGAGCGGATACCATCACCAGCGGCCTGGAAGTAACCTGGACCACAACGCCAACCAAATGGAGCAATAACTTTTTCGAAAACCTGTTTGGCTTTGAGTGGGAATTAACCAAAAGCCCGGCTGGCGCGCACCAATGGGTGGCTAAAAACGCGGAAGCTATCATCCCCGATGCTTACGATGCTTCCAAAAAGCATTTGCCAACCATGCTCACCACCGATCTTTCTTTAAGGTTTGATCCTGCATATGAAAAGGTATCAAGGCGTTTCCTGGAAAATCCTGATCAGTTTGCTGATGCCTTTGCACGCGCATGGTTTAAATTAACACACCGCGATATGGGGCCAAGGGTCCGTTACCTGGGTGCCGATGTACCTAAAGAAGTACTGCTTTGGCAAGATCCTATCCCGGCTGCCGATTACGCAACGATAGTTGAAAGCGACGTTGCTGCTTTAAAGGCGAAAATATTGGCATCTGGCTTAAGCATATCTGAATTGGTTTCAACAACATGGGCTGCTGCCTCTACTTTCCGCGGGACCGATAAACGCGGTGGTATAAATGGTGGCCGCATTCGCCTGGCCCCGCAAAGGTACTGGCAGGTAAATAATCCTACACAATTACAAAAAGTGTTGAACGTGCTTGAAGGGATCCAAAAAGATTTCAATAATGCTCAAACCGATGGCAAAAAAGTTTCACTGGCCGATTTGATCGCGCTGGCAGGAAGTGCTGCTATTGAGAAAGCGGCTAAGGATGGCGGTCATGATATCGCCGTTCCGTTTACTCCGGGTCGTACCGATGCCTCACAGGAAGAAACCGATGTAGAATCATTCGGTTACCTCGAACCTGCAGCCGATGGGTTCCGCAATTATCGTAAAACAAAACACCCGGTTTCTACCGAAGAGTTACTGATTGATAAGGCGCATTTACTCAGCCTGACAGCGCCTGAACTAACTGTGCTGCTGGGTGGCCTGCGAGTATTAAACATCAATTATGACGGATCGAAACATGGCGTGTTTACCTCGCGTGAGGGTGTGCTTAGTAACGATTTCTTTGTAAACCTGCTTGATATGGGCACCGCATGGAAAGCCACATCTGCCGACAGGGAACTTTACGAAGGCAGCGACCGCAATACCGGCGCCATAAAATGGACAGCAACCCGCGCCGATCTTGTACTCGGCTCCAATGCTGAACTAAGGGCTATTGCAGAAGTATACGGAAGTGCCGATGGACAAAACAAATTTGTGAAAGATTTTGTTGCCGCCTGGACCAAGGTAATAAACCTCGACAGGTTTGATCTGGCTTAA
- a CDS encoding beta-N-acetylhexosaminidase — protein sequence MKTFLQRGFILFLLIAGLSFSGSAINFKPADSVQIKGFHLDMRIQVMKLPALKRFALNLGKNGINTIIMEWEGSYPFAKEPLIANRYAYSREEVRDFVRYCNSLHIQVIPLQQSFGHVEYILRNYKYAALREDQKDFSQVCPSEPELNKKLFTSLYTDLVSTHNSPYIHIGGDETYLLGHCEKCKKRAAEIGLSRLYFDHIKMLCDIVAGLGKRPIVWADIALKYPNYISLLPKETVFVDWNYGWDVNHFGDHAKLLKSGYEIWGSPAIRSYPDNYFLTDWQKHFNNIRDFIPLSRKLGYKGIVMTSWSTSGVYSSLFESEDELIDLYAIRHVYPLNGFNILVNYYLSTLNGDRKLTNDQFITNYCSSRYGLNPQQAMQFKNALFATPYNVVHGKVISPKEITVNQLLDSATNALNMLKSLKPIREEQEFRHYVLMAGIRVYYLTCMTIETEVNSPGFSADQVPVYLTKLDKLLADEQKLSAAFIALNKDFLYKSALDEENLLRSQKIHVLYNRLAKIK from the coding sequence ATGAAGACCTTTTTGCAGCGTGGTTTTATTTTATTTCTGCTCATTGCGGGTTTGAGTTTTTCGGGATCAGCCATCAATTTTAAACCGGCAGATTCGGTTCAAATAAAAGGTTTTCACTTAGATATGCGGATCCAGGTAATGAAGTTACCTGCCTTAAAGCGGTTTGCTTTAAACCTGGGTAAAAACGGTATTAATACTATTATAATGGAATGGGAGGGAAGTTATCCGTTTGCGAAAGAACCTCTTATTGCCAACAGGTATGCTTATTCACGAGAAGAGGTTCGCGATTTTGTGCGCTATTGTAATTCGCTTCATATCCAGGTGATTCCACTGCAGCAAAGCTTTGGACACGTGGAGTATATCCTTCGCAATTATAAATATGCCGCCCTGCGAGAAGATCAGAAAGATTTTAGCCAGGTTTGCCCAAGTGAGCCCGAATTAAATAAGAAGTTATTCACCTCCCTTTACACCGATTTGGTTTCAACGCATAACTCGCCCTACATTCACATCGGTGGCGACGAGACCTACTTACTGGGACACTGCGAAAAATGCAAAAAGCGAGCAGCCGAAATAGGCTTGTCGCGATTGTATTTTGACCATATTAAAATGTTGTGTGATATTGTGGCAGGCCTGGGGAAAAGGCCAATTGTATGGGCCGATATCGCCTTGAAATATCCGAACTATATTAGCCTGCTGCCCAAGGAAACTGTTTTTGTAGATTGGAATTATGGCTGGGACGTGAACCATTTTGGTGATCATGCCAAACTGCTAAAATCAGGATATGAGATCTGGGGATCGCCGGCGATCAGAAGTTACCCGGATAACTATTTTCTTACCGATTGGCAAAAACATTTTAATAACATCAGGGATTTTATTCCCTTGTCCCGAAAGCTGGGTTATAAAGGCATCGTCATGACCTCATGGTCAACCTCGGGTGTTTACTCCTCCCTGTTTGAATCGGAAGATGAACTGATCGACTTATATGCTATTCGCCATGTATATCCTTTAAACGGTTTCAATATCCTGGTTAATTATTATCTAAGTACCTTAAATGGCGATAGAAAGTTAACTAATGATCAGTTCATCACCAATTATTGTAGTTCCCGTTATGGCTTAAACCCGCAACAGGCCATGCAGTTTAAGAATGCTTTATTTGCCACGCCCTACAATGTGGTTCACGGAAAGGTTATATCGCCAAAGGAGATAACAGTAAACCAGTTGCTGGATAGCGCGACTAATGCCCTGAACATGCTGAAATCATTGAAACCGATAAGAGAGGAGCAGGAGTTTAGACATTATGTTTTAATGGCAGGGATCAGGGTGTATTACCTTACCTGCATGACAATTGAAACTGAAGTAAACTCACCCGGTTTTTCTGCCGATCAGGTTCCGGTATACCTAACAAAACTTGATAAACTATTGGCTGATGAACAAAAGCTGAGCGCTGCGTTCATTGCGCTTAATAAGGATTTTCTTTACAAATCGGCACTCGATGAGGAAAATCTATTGAGAAGCCAGAAGATTCATGTGCTGTATAACCGTTTGGCTAAAATAAAGTGA
- a CDS encoding LacI family DNA-binding transcriptional regulator, with protein MKKTGTELTGVKEIARRANVSIGTVDRVIHNRKGVSEDTKKKINAIIEEMNFRPNKMASLLASRKILNFAILIPAVSDETDYWSYPLNGIKQAADEIRQFGVTVQYYFYDLNSKSSFHKAADELLKNEPDAVLMAPSFVEDSMAFVKRILELELPLVFINSDLPGQPGLTYIGPELYQSGMLAAQLISLAIQKQDKILTVNISTDLENNHHLLRKERGFKSFFESSGNTNRIITLHINDTKFDTAEKVLLHELTAEPAIKAIFVTNSRVNVIAGILAKHKQTDILLVGYDFLKKNIDYLITGQITFLICQRPKEQGYLGVMALYKHLFKISGVEKSTYMPIDIITKENYRFYNG; from the coding sequence ATGAAAAAAACAGGAACCGAATTAACAGGTGTTAAAGAAATTGCCCGGAGGGCAAATGTATCCATTGGCACTGTAGACAGGGTTATTCACAACAGAAAGGGGGTATCTGAGGATACCAAAAAGAAGATCAATGCCATTATTGAGGAAATGAACTTCCGGCCCAATAAAATGGCCAGCCTCTTAGCATCCCGTAAGATCTTGAATTTTGCCATCCTGATCCCGGCTGTTTCTGATGAAACAGATTATTGGAGCTACCCTTTAAACGGCATAAAACAAGCAGCAGACGAGATTAGGCAATTTGGTGTAACCGTTCAATATTACTTCTACGATCTCAACTCAAAAAGCAGCTTCCATAAAGCGGCCGATGAGTTGCTGAAAAACGAGCCTGACGCGGTACTCATGGCTCCATCATTTGTGGAAGATTCAATGGCGTTTGTCAAAAGGATCCTGGAGCTTGAACTGCCGCTGGTATTTATAAATTCGGATTTGCCCGGCCAGCCTGGCCTTACCTATATCGGTCCTGAGCTTTATCAAAGCGGTATGCTCGCCGCCCAGCTAATCAGCCTTGCCATTCAAAAACAGGATAAAATTTTAACGGTAAACATATCAACCGATCTCGAAAATAACCATCACCTGCTGAGAAAGGAACGAGGGTTTAAAAGTTTTTTTGAGAGCAGCGGGAACACCAACCGGATTATCACCCTTCATATTAACGACACCAAATTTGACACGGCAGAAAAAGTATTGCTCCATGAATTAACGGCTGAACCTGCCATCAAAGCCATTTTTGTAACCAACTCAAGGGTAAACGTTATAGCCGGGATTTTAGCAAAGCATAAACAAACAGATATATTGCTTGTGGGCTACGATTTCTTGAAAAAAAATATCGATTACCTTATAACCGGCCAAATTACCTTCCTGATTTGCCAGCGCCCTAAAGAACAGGGCTATCTCGGCGTCATGGCACTTTATAAACATCTCTTTAAAATAAGCGGGGTTGAAAAATCAACTTATATGCCTATTGATATCATCACGAAAGAAAACTACCGGTTTTATAATGGGTAG
- a CDS encoding SGNH/GDSL hydrolase family protein: MKDTKNYRRHFLKTTAVGTLAAMGIPSIVSSALAAEKPAPKITFNQGDVVLFQGDSITDWGRDHNKTEPNTTSALGSGYALLTASQLLLKHADKGLKIYNKGISGNKVFQLADRWDTDCLALKPNVLSIHIGVNDFWHTLTNGYTGTIDTYITDYKKLLTRTKQALPDIKLVICEPFAEKNVKAVDDKWYPAFDAYRKAAKNVAAEFGAVFVPYQSAFDKAEQTAPATYWNLDGVHPSVAGEALMAQTWLKAVGAL, from the coding sequence ATGAAAGATACCAAAAACTACCGTCGTCATTTTTTAAAAACCACTGCTGTAGGCACACTTGCTGCTATGGGCATACCCTCAATTGTTTCATCGGCTTTAGCTGCCGAAAAACCAGCCCCAAAAATAACTTTTAACCAGGGCGATGTAGTGCTTTTTCAGGGCGACTCCATTACCGACTGGGGCCGCGATCATAACAAAACCGAACCCAATACCACAAGTGCTTTAGGCTCGGGTTACGCATTGCTTACAGCATCACAATTGTTGCTTAAGCATGCCGATAAAGGACTTAAAATTTACAATAAAGGCATCAGCGGAAATAAAGTATTTCAGCTGGCCGACCGTTGGGACACCGATTGTCTTGCCCTTAAACCAAACGTGCTGAGCATACACATCGGTGTAAACGACTTTTGGCATACGCTTACCAACGGTTATACAGGTACTATTGATACTTACATTACCGACTATAAAAAACTGCTTACCCGCACAAAACAGGCTCTGCCCGATATTAAACTGGTAATTTGCGAGCCTTTTGCCGAAAAAAATGTGAAGGCTGTTGATGATAAGTGGTACCCGGCATTTGATGCTTACCGTAAGGCAGCCAAAAATGTAGCAGCCGAGTTCGGCGCCGTGTTTGTACCCTACCAATCTGCATTTGACAAAGCCGAACAAACCGCACCGGCCACCTACTGGAACCTTGATGGTGTACACCCCAGCGTAGCCGGCGAAGCACTCATGGCCCAAACATGGCTGAAAGCAGTTGGAGCCTTATAA